A stretch of bacterium DNA encodes these proteins:
- a CDS encoding PIN domain-containing protein, with translation MRYRRLLVYVDASVIGGCEDEEFKADSLALWERFRDGQYVLVLSEHTIRELRGAPTTVRNRIAEIPSANQVVLPDQPEAATLAEAYVRRGVLGPGSYSDALHIALATIHRVDVLVSWNFRHIVNLGRIRLFNAVNIAEGLGIIEIRTPKEVLDYEQEL, from the coding sequence GTGCGGTATCGGAGACTTCTCGTCTACGTCGACGCCTCAGTCATCGGCGGCTGTGAGGACGAGGAGTTCAAGGCAGACAGCCTCGCTCTGTGGGAGCGGTTTCGTGACGGGCAGTACGTGCTCGTTCTATCGGAACACACAATCCGTGAACTGAGAGGTGCACCCACGACCGTCCGCAATCGAATAGCCGAGATTCCCAGTGCGAATCAGGTAGTCCTGCCAGACCAACCCGAGGCAGCCACGCTGGCCGAGGCCTATGTCAGGCGCGGAGTCCTCGGCCCGGGTTCATACTCTGATGCCCTCCACATCGCTCTTGCCACGATTCACAGAGTAGACGTGCTCGTCAGTTGGAATTTCCGTCACATCGTGAACCTCGGCCGCATTCGTCTGTTCAATGCGGTCAACATCGCGGAGGGGCTGGGAATCATCGAGATCCGTACACCCAAGGAGGTGCTGGACTATGAACAAGAGCTTTGA
- a CDS encoding class I SAM-dependent methyltransferase, with product MTADESVPSSFRDPDGFLFRRSDTLYRQINNSYLADYKKLMESGLYRDLTEAGLLIPHEETSEPPMSGGSSLVIQPETIPFISYPYEWSFTQLQDAALTTMSIEKKALEHGMSLKDASAYNIQFLAGRPVLIDTLSFEQYREGEPWVAYRQFCQHFLAPLALMSHADVRLSQLLRVYIDGIPLDLASRLLPSKTHLSLGLATHIHLHAQAQRKYADKQAKPVDRKMSRMAFLGLIDNLESTTKKLTWKPAGTEWADYYDATNYTDSSLEHKAQLVAGYLEKVSPKTVWDLGANTGRFSRIAADRGIPTIAFDIDPAAVELNYLDCRKRGEKNLLPLLSDLTNPSPAIGWQNRERQSLIERGPCDTALALALVHHLAIGNNLPFDRIADFLAGICRTLIIEFVPKSDSQVQRLLATRDDIFPGYTKEVFEQVFSLRFATLASSPVKDSERTIYLMELRQP from the coding sequence GTGACCGCTGACGAGTCGGTACCGAGTTCTTTTCGCGACCCCGACGGTTTTCTCTTCCGGCGCTCTGACACCCTCTACCGCCAGATAAACAACAGCTATCTGGCTGACTACAAGAAGCTCATGGAGTCCGGCCTCTACCGCGACCTGACCGAGGCAGGATTACTGATACCACACGAAGAAACCTCCGAGCCTCCAATGTCCGGCGGCAGCAGCCTTGTCATTCAGCCCGAGACAATCCCCTTCATCTCCTACCCCTACGAGTGGAGCTTCACACAACTGCAGGACGCGGCGCTGACGACCATGTCCATCGAGAAGAAGGCGCTGGAGCACGGGATGTCGCTCAAGGACGCGAGCGCCTACAACATCCAGTTCCTTGCCGGTCGCCCGGTTCTTATTGACACGCTCTCGTTCGAGCAGTACCGCGAAGGCGAGCCGTGGGTGGCCTACCGCCAGTTCTGCCAGCACTTCCTCGCGCCGCTGGCGCTGATGAGCCATGCCGATGTCCGCCTCAGCCAGTTGCTGCGAGTCTACATCGATGGAATCCCGCTTGACCTGGCGAGCCGCCTGCTGCCTTCAAAGACCCACCTGAGTCTCGGCCTCGCAACACATATCCACCTCCACGCACAGGCCCAGCGCAAGTACGCTGACAAGCAGGCCAAACCGGTCGACCGCAAGATGAGCCGCATGGCGTTCCTTGGTCTGATCGATAACCTCGAATCGACCACGAAGAAGCTCACGTGGAAGCCTGCGGGCACGGAGTGGGCTGATTATTACGATGCGACCAACTACACCGATTCCTCGCTCGAACACAAGGCGCAACTCGTAGCTGGGTACCTTGAGAAGGTGAGCCCGAAGACCGTCTGGGACCTCGGGGCGAACACGGGCCGGTTCAGCCGCATCGCTGCCGACCGCGGAATCCCGACAATCGCATTCGACATCGACCCGGCCGCGGTCGAACTCAACTACCTCGACTGCCGCAAGCGGGGCGAGAAGAACCTGCTGCCCCTGCTCTCGGACCTGACCAATCCCAGCCCGGCTATCGGCTGGCAGAACCGCGAGCGCCAGTCGCTCATCGAACGCGGGCCGTGCGATACGGCCCTGGCCCTGGCCCTCGTCCACCACCTCGCTATCGGCAACAACCTGCCCTTTGACCGCATCGCCGATTTCCTTGCCGGCATCTGCCGGACACTCATCATCGAATTCGTGCCTAAGTCGGACTCGCAGGTCCAGCGTCTGCTCGCCACCCGCGATGACATCTTCCCGGGTTACACCAAGGAGGTTTTCGAGCAGGTATTCTCTCTCCGCTTCGCCACCCTTGCCTCGTCCCCGGTCAAGGATTCCGAACGCACCATCTACCTGATGGAACTCCGCCAGCCCTGA
- a CDS encoding SWIB/MDM2 domain-containing protein → MKRTVKLTDEMQPVFGPGKVIKVSDLNKKLWAYIKKNKLMTGEGPLMKRSIKVTDDMKPVFGAKATIKIGEMMKLLWVYIKKNKLF, encoded by the coding sequence ATGAAGAGGACCGTGAAACTGACCGATGAGATGCAGCCGGTGTTCGGCCCGGGCAAGGTCATCAAGGTAAGCGACCTGAACAAGAAGCTCTGGGCCTACATCAAGAAGAACAAGCTGATGACCGGTGAAGGCCCGCTGATGAAGCGCTCCATCAAGGTCACCGACGACATGAAGCCGGTGTTCGGCGCCAAGGCGACGATCAAGATCGGCGAGATGATGAAGCTGCTCTGGGTCTATATCAAGAAGAACAAGCTGTTCTAG
- a CDS encoding carboxypeptidase regulatory-like domain-containing protein codes for MRRLIVVIAALALCASAYATNGISGVVTDYTTGVPIYHACLAGSGLPTTYTDSSGGYFIYANPGHYTIWTSASGHENGIYPESIHVVQGQVTDSINFALISYAGKQGIGGRLTDGRRELGIGGGIVIASGQGVCDTATSVTSGGYVISGLAVGKYEVKAEANGFQPMTIDSVQVDSAQVKWCPFYMYPESLPPMGIAGRVTDYETGNPIYHASLAGAGLPTTYTDSNGVYYISANPGHYTIWGGRDGYENGIYPESITVVQDQVTDSINFAFIKWYGKTGIGGRLTDVSKMLGIGGGTIIASGHGGCDTATSVPTGGYVISGLAAGKYQVSAEAEGFQPMVYPDSVTVVSNQVTWTPFYMEPESTMYGCMGGNVTNRGNGASVFGALITATSIGRDYANTGTQGSYTVSNLPPGKYLVTASAAGFDASVCDTVDVTAGHTVSGVNFSLQSSSSGSGGMAGGVADSATLKPIAHARVFVWGSKGQSYAYSDSIHGYSVNGLADGWYRVRADVRGYFPTCFPESVEVAGGQITGNIDLRLRAAGSNTGIAGFVYDGFRQVEIPGAHVRVVGPSFLETNAGGFGDYLLTGMPAGDYIVEAEASGYKPGNCPDQITVVSGGIASFASPALYPATAVAEPRVPISVLTPTLVASPNPARGAVRVQWEVARPGLVKLRVFDNTGRIVRTIQNAYQAAGHYSANWNGVGDNGRHVANGIFFYRLDAPGIHNVVKVAIVGR; via the coding sequence ATGAGAAGACTGATCGTTGTCATCGCCGCACTGGCACTCTGTGCGAGCGCCTACGCCACCAACGGGATTTCCGGAGTTGTCACCGACTACACGACGGGCGTCCCGATTTACCACGCATGCCTCGCCGGCAGCGGACTTCCGACTACCTACACCGACTCAAGCGGCGGGTACTTCATATACGCGAACCCAGGCCACTACACGATCTGGACCAGCGCTTCGGGCCACGAGAACGGCATCTATCCTGAGTCGATTCACGTTGTCCAGGGTCAGGTGACTGACAGCATCAACTTCGCCCTCATATCGTACGCGGGCAAGCAGGGCATCGGCGGACGCCTGACCGATGGGAGGCGCGAACTTGGCATCGGCGGCGGTATAGTCATCGCCAGCGGGCAGGGCGTCTGCGACACGGCAACGTCAGTGACCAGCGGCGGGTACGTCATCAGCGGACTCGCGGTCGGGAAGTACGAGGTCAAGGCTGAGGCGAACGGATTCCAGCCCATGACCATCGATTCAGTCCAAGTGGATTCAGCCCAGGTGAAGTGGTGCCCGTTCTATATGTATCCGGAGAGCTTACCGCCGATGGGCATCGCCGGGCGTGTCACCGACTACGAGACCGGCAATCCGATCTACCACGCGTCCCTGGCGGGCGCCGGACTGCCGACCACGTACACCGACTCCAACGGCGTGTATTACATCTCCGCCAATCCGGGCCACTACACAATCTGGGGCGGCCGCGACGGGTATGAGAACGGTATCTATCCCGAGTCCATCACGGTTGTGCAGGACCAGGTAACCGACAGCATCAACTTCGCGTTTATCAAGTGGTACGGCAAGACCGGTATTGGCGGACGACTGACCGACGTGAGCAAGATGCTCGGCATCGGCGGCGGCACGATTATCGCCAGCGGGCATGGAGGTTGTGACACGGCAACGTCGGTACCGACCGGCGGGTATGTCATCAGCGGGCTGGCGGCCGGGAAATACCAAGTCAGCGCTGAGGCCGAAGGCTTCCAGCCTATGGTCTATCCGGACTCGGTCACAGTCGTAAGTAACCAGGTTACCTGGACTCCGTTCTACATGGAACCAGAGAGCACCATGTATGGTTGCATGGGCGGAAACGTAACCAACAGAGGTAACGGCGCGAGCGTGTTCGGAGCCTTGATCACTGCGACCAGCATAGGAAGGGATTACGCCAATACCGGAACGCAGGGGAGCTACACGGTCAGCAATCTCCCACCCGGCAAGTACCTGGTCACGGCCAGCGCCGCGGGGTTCGATGCTTCGGTGTGCGATACCGTTGACGTAACGGCCGGCCATACTGTGAGTGGAGTCAACTTCAGCCTCCAGTCGTCCAGCAGCGGAAGCGGCGGCATGGCGGGCGGCGTAGCCGATTCGGCCACGCTGAAACCGATCGCCCATGCTCGAGTATTCGTGTGGGGCAGCAAGGGCCAGAGCTACGCCTACTCGGACTCGATCCATGGCTACAGCGTCAACGGCCTTGCCGACGGCTGGTACAGAGTGCGTGCCGACGTCCGGGGCTACTTCCCAACCTGCTTCCCGGAGAGTGTCGAGGTCGCCGGCGGCCAGATTACGGGCAACATCGACCTGCGGCTGCGGGCAGCCGGTTCTAACACCGGCATCGCCGGATTCGTCTACGACGGCTTCCGGCAGGTTGAGATTCCGGGCGCGCACGTGAGGGTAGTCGGCCCGAGCTTCCTGGAGACCAACGCCGGCGGATTCGGTGACTACCTGCTCACCGGCATGCCAGCCGGCGACTACATCGTCGAGGCTGAGGCTTCGGGTTACAAGCCCGGAAATTGCCCGGACCAGATCACCGTCGTGAGCGGCGGAATCGCTTCCTTCGCCAGCCCCGCGCTCTACCCGGCAACGGCCGTGGCTGAGCCGCGCGTCCCCATCAGCGTCCTGACTCCGACTCTCGTGGCTTCCCCCAACCCTGCCCGCGGAGCGGTGCGGGTGCAGTGGGAGGTGGCGCGACCGGGCCTCGTCAAGCTCCGTGTGTTCGACAACACGGGCCGTATTGTGCGCACGATTCAGAACGCGTACCAGGCGGCCGGGCATTACTCGGCGAACTGGAACGGAGTCGGCGATAACGGCCGGCACGTCGCCAATGGTATCTTCTTCTACCGTCTTGATGCCCCCGGAATCCACAATGTCGTCAAGGTCGCGATAGTAGGCAGATAG